GATCACCGTGTCCGCTTTCAGAACACCCATGGCAGTTTGAGCCAATTCGGCAGTTTTCTCCTGAAAATCTTTCACAAGAAAATTGAGCGCACAGTCATTCAACATGTGAATCACCTCGTTTTATTTCATGGATGATTCCTTTTTGCTATGATTATTTTTATGAATGATTATCAATGATGATTATTAATGATGCTATTTCATCTCATTGATTATAGACCATTTTCTGTCTGAGCGGCAATCAGGGTGGCTGCTCCGTATTTTTCCCTTAAACGCGGTTTCTCAATCTTGCCGGTTGGATTGCGCGGGATCTTGTCGAAAATGATCCGGCGCGGACGTTTATAGCGCGGCAGCGGTGCACAGAAAACGTTGATATCTTCTTCTGTACAGTTGTTCCCCGGTTTGAGTTCGATGATTGCTGCGGTAATCTCACCGAGACGCGGATCGGGTAAACCAATCACGGCGACATCTTTAATTGACGTATGCGCCCGTAAAAAGTCTTCAATCTGAACCGGATAAATATTCTCGCCGCCGCTGATGATCACATCTTTTTTCCTGTCCACCAGATAAATAAAGCCGTCTTCATCCATCCTGGCCACATCACCGGTCAGCAGCCAGCTGTCTCGCAGGGCTGCGGCCGTGGCTTCCGGGTCATTATAATAGCATTTCATCAAACCTGGTCCTTTGACCCTCAGTTCCCCTACCTGGCCCTGCGGAACCGGACAGCCGTTTTCATCGGTAATTTGAATTTCCCACTGATAACCAGGTATCCCAATCGCGCCGACTTTATGAATGTTCTCTATGCCAAGATGCACACAACCCGGTCCAATGGACTCACTCAGACCGTAATTTGTATCGTACAGATGGTTCGGAAAATAGTTTTTCCAGCGGCGAATCAGACTGGGCGGTACCGGCTGGGCCCCGATATGCATCAGCCGCCATTGGGAGAGTTCATAATCCTCCAGCTTGACTTTACCGCTCTCAATCGCATCCAGGATATCCTGGGCCCACGGAACGAGAAGCCAGGCAATGGTGATTTTTTCCTCACTGATCGTCTTCAGAATCCACTCCGGTTTGACGCCGCGCAGCAGGACAGCTTTGCTGCTTGAGAGTAGGCTGCCGAACCAGTGCATTTTGGCGCCGGTGTGATAAAGCGGCGGTATGCACACGAAATTGTCGTCACGGGTCTGTCCATGATGCTTTTGTTCCGTATAACAGGCCGACATTAAGCTCCGGTGCGTATGCAGGATTGCTTTCGGGAAACCGGTCGTCCCGGAAGAAAAGTAGACGGCCGCATCATCATCGTCAGACAGCATAACTTCCGGTGCTTCCGAGGAACTGTTCGCTGCCAGCCGGTCGTAATTCTCCGCAAAAGACGGACGGTTTTCACCCGCAAATAAAAGCGTTCTGACTTCAGGG
The window above is part of the Dehalobacter sp. genome. Proteins encoded here:
- a CDS encoding acyl--CoA ligase, with the protein product MPITELLARNAALYGQEKCLTEINLDLQESHNITWREYELIENNPAGEYRLEMTWRVFDEKANRMANLLLKRGIKKGDKVAILLMNCLEWLPIYFGILKSGAVAVPLNFRYTAEEIKYCLELSDTIALIFGPEFIGRVETIYDQIPEVRTLLFAGENRPSFAENYDRLAANSSSEAPEVMLSDDDDAAVYFSSGTTGFPKAILHTHRSLMSACYTEQKHHGQTRDDNFVCIPPLYHTGAKMHWFGSLLSSSKAVLLRGVKPEWILKTISEEKITIAWLLVPWAQDILDAIESGKVKLEDYELSQWRLMHIGAQPVPPSLIRRWKNYFPNHLYDTNYGLSESIGPGCVHLGIENIHKVGAIGIPGYQWEIQITDENGCPVPQGQVGELRVKGPGLMKCYYNDPEATAAALRDSWLLTGDVARMDEDGFIYLVDRKKDVIISGGENIYPVQIEDFLRAHTSIKDVAVIGLPDPRLGEITAAIIELKPGNNCTEEDINVFCAPLPRYKRPRRIIFDKIPRNPTGKIEKPRLREKYGAATLIAAQTENGL